The genomic window GGGTCCAGGACGAGTCCCGTGACGACGGTGCCGAGCGGGAGCTGCGCCGCTTTCGGTCAGGACCTGGAAGTCAACGTGTCGTACAACTACAATTTCCTGGCCCTGACAACGATCACCATCAACGCACGGACAGTCATGAAATGCGAGTGACGAGAGGGAAACGCAAAGGAGTCGGTACGGCAAGAAGCGGGATGCGGAGGAAACACCGATGCAGATGAGATCAGAAAGCCGGATATCGTTGTTGTCAGGGCGCAGCCGCCAGTCCGGGGCAGCAGCCGTTCTGGTGGCGTTGCTCATGGTCGTGTTCCTGGGAATCGCGGCGCTGGCGCTCGACGTCGGCTACCTCTACGTGGTGCGCACCGAGCTGCAGAATGCGGCGGACGCAGCCGCGCTGGCCGGGGCGGGCCGTCTGTATCCGCGCTCGATCACGGGAGCCGTGATATCGGTCGTGCCGCCCGACTGGGGGGCTGCCGAGGCCGCGGCGGATTACCCGCAGGCCCCTGCCAACAGGGCCGGCGGCGTCACGCTCACCGACTATGAGGTGCGGACGGGGTACTGGAATCTCGTGTCCGGGACCCTGAAAAGCCCGCTCAGCGCGCAGGGGCCGCAGGACGCGCCGGCCGTCCAGGTCACGGTGCGGCGGAGTGGCGCCGAGAACAGCGGTCCCGTGCCTCTCTTTTTCGCCCGTGCCCTCGGGATCGGCACCGCCGGCGTGAGCGCAACGGCAACGGCGGTGACCGCCTGCCCGGGTGTCGCCTACCCCGGGGCCCTGTTCCCCATTGCGATCAGAAGATCCGTGGCCGACAGGGCGAGTGAATTCGGCAGCCGCTCCTCCACGATAAGAATCGGCTCAGACTATCACTATCCCGCAGACGACGCGGGGCAGTGGACCTCCTTCGACGTGGACGCGAACGATGTCACCTACATCCGGGATCTGATCCGGAATGGGAACCCCAACACCGTGACGAACCTGGACACGATCTGGATCCAGCCCGGCACCAAGAACACGATCTACAACGAAGTCCCGCTCGAGATCGACGTGGCGCTGCCCGTCGTCCTCGAT from Syntrophaceae bacterium includes these protein-coding regions:
- a CDS encoding pilus assembly protein TadE — its product is MSGRSRQSGAAAVLVALLMVVFLGIAALALDVGYLYVVRTELQNAADAAALAGAGRLYPRSITGAVISVVPPDWGAAEAAADYPQAPANRAGGVTLTDYEVRTGYWNLVSGTLKSPLSAQGPQDAPAVQVTVRRSGAENSGPVPLFFARALGIGTAGVSATATAVTACPGVAYPGALFPIAIRRSVADRASEFGSRSSTIRIGSDYHYPADDAGQWTSFDVDANDVTYIRDLIRNGNPNTVTNLDTIWIQPGTKNTIYNEVPLEIDVALPVVLDADFDTHARVPVHGFIGFRITGSKKGNSPYVEGYFTSFLYIPQSGPVGPCYGAYTPPRLVQ